One genomic segment of Actinomycetota bacterium includes these proteins:
- a CDS encoding DUF4241 domain-containing protein produces MNKKNEKLKIDEWVKIGVIGVDSAHVLVCDPCYIDSEWTKEDGDIEKLLKVKDTEEIIDMEAVLQKGRTYKSEWKEGITYNEGIERGLLKSVPVKQTHTFSLDGCFRETCKKSEGGQLNYKKGHAGVGVVCSSGFGDGTYNVFVKYDNFDNWGQRIVELKVVFVSEKEREAFKNMDRDRNNR; encoded by the coding sequence ATGAACAAAAAAAATGAAAAATTAAAAATAGATGAATGGGTCAAAATAGGAGTGATTGGAGTAGATTCAGCACATGTTCTTGTATGTGATCCTTGCTATATTGACAGTGAATGGACAAAAGAAGATGGTGACATAGAAAAATTATTAAAAGTCAAAGATACAGAAGAGATAATAGATATGGAAGCAGTACTGCAAAAAGGTCGAACATATAAATCCGAATGGAAAGAAGGAATTACTTACAACGAGGGAATTGAGAGAGGATTGCTTAAAAGCGTTCCCGTAAAACAAACACATACTTTTTCTTTAGATGGGTGTTTTAGGGAAACTTGTAAGAAAAGTGAAGGAGGACAGTTAAATTATAAAAAAGGACATGCTGGTGTAGGAGTTGTTTGTAGCTCAGGTTTTGGCGATGGAACATATAATGTATTTGTTAAGTATGATAATTTTGATAATTGGGGACAACGTATTGTAGAGTTAAAAGTAGTCTTTGTTTCGGAAAAAGAAAGAGAAGCATTTAAAAATATGGACAGAGATAGAAATAATAGATAA